From Paenibacillus sp. PK3_47, the proteins below share one genomic window:
- a CDS encoding amino acid decarboxylase codes for MDNLQPGRAPLYEMLEQYRATNHISYHVPGHKNGQAYSGSRGAGYLGEVMKHDVTEITGTDDLHHPEGIIQEAQELAADCFGAEESFFLVGGSTAGNLALLLTVCPEPGMTLILQRNVHKSVIHGLMLAGARAVFLEPLIDDASGLAVAPAAESVRAALAAYPEAAAVLVTMPNYYGMGSDLAPLAEACHDSGVPLLVDEAHGAHYGLHPALPAGALACGADGVVQSTHKMLAAMTMGAMLHVQGPRLDRTLLRQRLAMVQSSSPSYPVMASLDLARRLVHSQPAGAFTAGLAAVDKLRRGLAEQPRYGLLQPAVPLQRSGGAAAAAGEGTPPQGTAAYCTQDPFKAVIYDAAGVLTGFELQCKLEEKGIVPEMSDHRHVVLAFSLGSKAEETERLLAALAEIEAEAPARLPVSDKSGDKGHGLPESYSAADFTGTVPEPALFDTPENGQTSTANNSTWNNFSGHSVSAPVSFSLKPVDPRETEPIPLEYSVGRVAAEMVIPYPPGIPLLYPGEIITEAVQRRLSSLSKGGAKFQACSDPALQHVTVYNNKKGGEE; via the coding sequence ATGGACAATTTACAGCCTGGCAGGGCACCTCTATACGAAATGCTGGAACAATATAGAGCTACAAATCATATTTCTTATCATGTACCCGGTCACAAGAATGGACAAGCTTACAGCGGGTCCCGGGGTGCCGGATATCTCGGTGAGGTCATGAAACACGACGTGACAGAAATTACAGGCACGGATGACCTTCATCATCCTGAGGGGATTATTCAGGAAGCCCAGGAGCTGGCGGCGGATTGTTTTGGGGCTGAGGAGAGCTTTTTTCTCGTGGGCGGAAGCACGGCAGGTAATCTTGCACTCCTATTGACGGTCTGCCCTGAGCCGGGAATGACACTGATTCTTCAGCGCAACGTCCACAAGTCTGTGATTCATGGGTTGATGCTGGCGGGGGCCAGGGCTGTTTTTCTGGAGCCGCTGATCGATGACGCCAGCGGTCTCGCCGTTGCTCCTGCGGCTGAAAGTGTGCGGGCGGCCCTTGCCGCCTATCCCGAAGCCGCAGCGGTGCTGGTCACCATGCCGAATTACTACGGCATGGGCAGCGACCTGGCGCCTCTGGCAGAGGCCTGCCACGACAGCGGGGTGCCCCTGCTCGTCGATGAGGCGCACGGCGCCCATTACGGGCTGCATCCGGCGCTTCCGGCAGGGGCGCTGGCCTGTGGCGCGGACGGCGTCGTGCAGTCCACGCACAAGATGCTTGCGGCGATGACCATGGGCGCCATGCTGCATGTACAGGGGCCGCGGCTCGACCGCACGCTCCTGCGGCAGCGGCTTGCCATGGTGCAGAGCTCCAGCCCATCATACCCCGTGATGGCTTCGCTCGATCTGGCCCGGCGGCTGGTGCACAGCCAGCCTGCCGGTGCCTTCACGGCGGGACTTGCCGCCGTGGACAAGCTCAGGCGCGGCCTCGCAGAGCAGCCGCGCTACGGGCTGCTGCAGCCGGCTGTGCCGCTGCAGCGTTCAGGCGGCGCTGCTGCAGCCGCCGGAGAAGGGACGCCGCCGCAGGGCACGGCGGCGTACTGCACGCAGGACCCTTTCAAAGCCGTCATTTATGACGCCGCCGGGGTCCTGACAGGCTTCGAGCTGCAGTGCAAGCTCGAGGAAAAGGGCATTGTGCCGGAGATGAGCGATCACCGGCATGTAGTGCTGGCCTTCAGCCTAGGCTCGAAGGCGGAAGAGACGGAGCGGCTGCTGGCTGCGCTGGCAGAGATTGAGGCTGAAGCGCCAGCCCGGCTGCCTGTATCAGACAAGAGTGGTGATAAGGGGCATGGGCTGCCAGAGTCGTATTCAGCCGCTGACTTTACCGGGACGGTGCCTGAACCTGCGTTATTCGATACGCCGGAGAATGGGCAGACCAGTACCGCAAATAATTCCACGTGGAACAATTTTAGCGGACACTCTGTTTCGGCACCGGTGTCTTTTTCCCTAAAACCGGTTGATCCAAGGGAAACAGAACCCATTCCACTTGAATACAGTGTAGGAAGAGTGGCAGCAGAGATGGTCATTCCATACCCTCCAGGCATTCCGCTGCTTTATCCGGGCGAAATCATTACAGAAGCTGTACAGCGCAGGCTCAGCAGCCTCAGCAAAGGCGGAGCCAAGTTTCAGGCCTGCAGCGATCCGGCCTTACAGCATGTCACAGTATACAACAATAAGAAGGGCGG
- a CDS encoding sigma factor G inhibitor Gin, with the protein MEQQTGQPCIICGQVKEEGIVIVSHFICEDCESEMVRTEAEDAKYRFFISRMKKIELQKNA; encoded by the coding sequence ATGGAACAGCAAACCGGACAGCCCTGCATTATTTGCGGACAGGTCAAAGAGGAAGGTATTGTGATTGTCTCCCATTTCATTTGTGAGGATTGCGAGAGTGAAATGGTGCGTACAGAAGCCGAGGATGCCAAATACCGTTTTTTTATCAGCCGGATGAAAAAGATTGAGCTGCAGAAAAATGCGTAG